The following proteins come from a genomic window of Carcharodon carcharias isolate sCarCar2 chromosome 10, sCarCar2.pri, whole genome shotgun sequence:
- the LOC121283127 gene encoding integumentary mucin C.1-like, giving the protein MTPLHCNSGQTRILFGLSPKMWTTLGLILYISISFLPASAMYNLQNNGIKVLKSRRVSGVEECNLTCDNVADQDGLECNWVVIEEKQNLCFYLHCLDIQICKGVSVEDVKALQIGQGLPIKMFLNRVQRTRIINKRLPRITPKNKTKSEVTISASSMITTVPTVTGTATDIITTTVTPAVTNTTTATIATTVTPTVTSTITAAPVVTSTTAATMTTTVTPAVTSTATAAITPTVTQTATATATMLQEVTSTTTTVNVTLTALNTSGALPINAVITTAPTANNSSINVTEPTPMIFTSSTEYTTHLPTSSAKNNLPMSTGQQTTSTIVHQTTMANASTTKLNSNSIASETFPETTTKQMHSLKISTPKSTTKTLMLTVIPTNGSTTQEATTQQKQRDTTKVSSSTPGTMPTSTVAGEASKPPEIKSRTTLAFNDGKNYIFPSVPAGSLIKYLADTTSLITILIFGLLFLLVSILLFAQKAFESYKRKDYVQVDYLINGMYAESDM; this is encoded by the exons ATGACTCCTTTACACTGCAATTCTGGCCAAACCAGGATTTTGTTTGGATTATCCCCAAAAATGTGGACGACTCTTGGTCTGATTCTTTACATAtccatttcctttttgcctgCGAGCGCAATGTATAATTTACAAAATAATGGAATCAAAGTGCTGAAGTCCCGTCGTGTCAGTGGTGTAGAAGAATGTAATCTAACTTGTGACAATGTAGCAGACCAAG ATGGCTTGGAGTGTAACTGGGTGGTGATTGAAGAAAAACAAAACCTCTGCTTTTATTTACACTGTCTTGATATTCAGATCTGTAAAGGAGTGTCCGTGGAAGATGTTAAAGCTTTGCAAATAG GGCAAGGTTTACCAATCAAGATGTTTTTAAATCGTGTACAAAGGACTAGAATAATTAATAAAAGGCTTCCAAGAATCACTCCAAAAAATAAAACTAAATCAGAGGTAACAATTTCAGCGTCTTCAATGATCACCACTGTACCAACTGTCACCGGGACAGCCACAGACATAATCACGACTACAGTAACACCAGCTGTTACCAATACAACCACAGCCACAATCGCGACTACAGTAACACCAACTGTCACCAGTACAATCACAGCCGCACCAGTGGTTACCAGTACAACTGCAGCCACAATGACAACTACAGTAACACCAGCTGTCACCAGTACAGCCACAGCTGCAATAACACCAACTGTCACCcaaacagccacagccacagctacaATGTTACAAGAAGTCACAAGTACAACCACAACTGTTAATGTCACATTGACAGCTTTAAATACTTCAGGTGCTCTACCTATAAATGCAGTGATTACAACAGCCCCCACTGCAAATAATTCATCAATAAATGTCACTGAACCAACTCCAATGATATTCACATCATCAACTGAATATACCACGCATCTCCCCACTAGCTCAGCAAAAAACAATCTACCAATGTCAACTGGACAGCAGACTACGTCAACAATTGTTCATCAAACTACAATGGCAAATGCATCAACTACAAAACTCAATAGTAATTCAATTGCCTCTGAAACTTTCCCTGAAACTACTACAAAGCAAATGCATTCCTTGAAAATATCAACCCCCAAATCAACCACCAAAACCCTTATGTTGACTGTGATTCCAACAAATGGGTCGACGACACAGGAAGCAACAACGCAGCAGAAACAAAGAGATACAACCAAAGTGAGTAGTTCAACCCCTGGAACCATGCCCACATCCACAGTGGCTGGAGAAGCATCAAAGCCACCAGAAATAAAATCCAGAACTACACTTGCTTTTAATGATGGGAAGAATTACATCTTTCCTTCAGTGCCTGCTGGATCCCTAATCAAGTATTTAGCTGATACCACTTCATTAATAACTATACTAATATTTGGGCTGCTGTTTCTCTTAGTGAGTATTCTATTGTTTGCTCAAAAAGCATTTGAAAGCTATAAAAGGAAAGACTACGTGCAAGTGGACTATTTAATTAATGGAATGTATGCAGAGTCAGATATGTAA